Proteins found in one Pectobacterium atrosepticum genomic segment:
- a CDS encoding cytoplasmic protein yields MEKEDLIDIARMQMPFGKYKGRVLIDLPEEYLLWFSRKDEFPQGRLGELMQITLAIKIEGLQGLVTPLKRPRS; encoded by the coding sequence GTGGAAAAAGAAGACCTGATAGATATTGCCAGGATGCAGATGCCTTTTGGGAAATATAAAGGGCGGGTGTTGATTGATTTACCGGAAGAGTACCTGCTGTGGTTTTCCCGTAAGGATGAATTTCCTCAGGGGCGCTTAGGGGAGTTGATGCAAATTACGCTGGCAATCAAGATAGAGGGTCTACAAGGGTTGGTAACGCCGCTGAAGCGACCTCGTTCCTGA
- the ligA gene encoding NAD-dependent DNA ligase LigA: protein MNAVALRVAELRRVLRHHEYKYHVEDAPEIPDSEYDKLMQELKALEADHPELVTSDSPTQRVGAAPLAAFEQVRHEVPMLSLDNVFDEESYLAFSKRIGDRLKNGDDLTFCCELKLDGLAVSLLYEEGVLVQAATRGDGTTGENITSNIRTVGAIPLRLEGENIPRRVEVRGEVFMKHGGFEKLNEEARRTGSKVFANPRNAAAGSLRQLDPRITAKRPLTFFCYGVGLLEGGELPASHWERLMQFKAWGLPVSDRIKLCTGPAEVLDFYRQVEQTRSSLGFDIDGVVVKVDSLALQERLGFVARAPRWAVAFKFPAQEQLTWVRDVEFQVGRTGAITPVARLEPVAVAGVIVSNATLHNADEIERLGLQIGDRVIVRRAGDVIPQIVGIVESERPETVQPIVFPAACPVCGSDVERVEGEAVTRCTGGLICGAQRKEALKHFVSRRALDVEGMGDKIIDQLVEKEYVKTPADLFRLSAGIMTGLDRMGPKSAMNLVNALEKAKSTTLARFLYALGIRDVGESTAANLAAHFGSLETLFAADEDALLEVPDVGKIVAAHVRHFLEEEHNQTVIRELTDPAGINIYWPEVKVVNAEEIDSPFAGKTVVLTGSLSILSRDEAKDRLTALGAKVSGSVSKKTDMVIAGEAAGSKLAKAQELGIPVIDEAEMIRLLNNHGDVSTL from the coding sequence GTGAATGCGGTCGCACTGCGGGTAGCGGAGTTGCGCCGGGTCTTACGCCATCACGAATACAAATATCACGTTGAAGATGCGCCCGAAATTCCTGATAGCGAATATGACAAACTCATGCAGGAACTGAAGGCGTTAGAAGCCGATCACCCAGAACTGGTGACGAGCGATTCTCCTACACAGCGCGTTGGTGCGGCACCATTGGCCGCATTTGAGCAGGTCCGCCATGAAGTGCCAATGCTATCGCTGGATAATGTGTTTGATGAAGAAAGCTATCTGGCCTTCAGCAAGCGAATTGGTGACAGGCTGAAGAACGGTGACGATCTGACATTCTGCTGTGAACTGAAACTGGATGGCTTGGCTGTCAGCCTGTTGTATGAAGAGGGTGTTCTGGTACAGGCAGCCACGCGAGGGGATGGAACGACTGGGGAAAATATCACCAGTAACATCCGTACCGTTGGGGCGATCCCATTGCGTCTTGAGGGTGAAAATATTCCGCGTCGTGTTGAAGTGCGCGGCGAAGTGTTTATGAAGCACGGCGGCTTTGAGAAGTTAAACGAAGAGGCTCGCCGTACAGGGAGCAAAGTCTTTGCCAACCCGCGTAACGCCGCTGCCGGATCGCTGCGCCAGCTCGATCCACGCATTACGGCTAAACGCCCGTTGACCTTCTTCTGCTATGGTGTCGGCCTGTTGGAAGGCGGTGAACTGCCCGCGAGCCACTGGGAGCGGTTGATGCAGTTCAAGGCGTGGGGATTGCCGGTTAGCGACAGAATCAAGTTATGCACTGGTCCGGCTGAGGTACTCGATTTTTATCGTCAGGTTGAACAGACTCGTAGTTCATTAGGCTTTGATATTGATGGCGTCGTCGTCAAAGTTGATTCGCTGGCGTTGCAGGAACGATTAGGGTTCGTTGCCCGTGCGCCTCGCTGGGCGGTGGCGTTTAAATTCCCCGCGCAGGAACAGCTGACCTGGGTGCGCGATGTCGAGTTTCAGGTGGGGCGGACGGGGGCGATTACGCCCGTTGCGCGTCTGGAACCCGTCGCCGTGGCGGGTGTGATCGTCAGCAACGCTACGCTGCATAATGCCGATGAAATTGAGCGGCTAGGTTTGCAGATTGGCGATCGCGTGATTGTGCGCCGAGCGGGGGATGTTATCCCGCAGATCGTCGGCATCGTGGAATCTGAACGGCCCGAAACCGTGCAACCGATCGTTTTTCCTGCGGCCTGCCCCGTGTGTGGATCTGATGTTGAACGTGTGGAAGGGGAAGCCGTCACGCGTTGTACCGGTGGATTGATCTGTGGTGCCCAGCGTAAAGAGGCGCTGAAGCACTTTGTTTCTCGCCGTGCGCTGGATGTCGAGGGCATGGGCGATAAGATCATCGATCAACTGGTGGAAAAAGAGTACGTCAAAACACCGGCCGATCTGTTTCGTCTGAGCGCCGGGATCATGACGGGTTTGGATCGCATGGGGCCGAAGTCCGCGATGAACTTGGTCAATGCGCTGGAAAAGGCGAAGAGCACCACGCTGGCGCGCTTCCTGTATGCGCTGGGGATCCGTGACGTTGGCGAATCGACGGCTGCCAATCTGGCTGCGCATTTTGGTTCGCTGGAGACGCTTTTTGCTGCCGATGAAGACGCGCTGCTTGAGGTGCCGGATGTCGGTAAAATCGTTGCCGCGCATGTACGCCATTTCCTTGAAGAAGAGCACAACCAAACCGTGATCCGCGAGCTGACCGATCCTGCCGGTATCAACATCTACTGGCCAGAGGTTAAGGTCGTCAATGCTGAAGAGATCGACAGCCCGTTTGCGGGGAAAACGGTAGTATTGACCGGATCGCTGAGTATTCTGTCCCGTGATGAAGCCAAAGATCGACTAACGGCCTTAGGGGCAAAAGTGAGCGGCAGCGTCTCGAAGAAAACCGATATGGTGATCGCTGGTGAAGCCGCAGGCTCTAAACTGGCGAAAGCGCAAGAGTTGGGGATCCCAGTGATCGATGAGGCGGAAATGATCCGACTATTGAATAATCACGGTGACGTAAGCACGTTATAG
- a CDS encoding PAS domain-containing methyl-accepting chemotaxis protein produces MDTILMSTTNIHSHITYANSAFIKVSGFSEEQLINQPHNIVRHPDMPVEAYADMWFTLKQGDSWTGLVKNRRNNGDHYWVRANVTPVYQQEQLAGYISVRNTPNAEEIKAAEMLYSAVQKKQAGSRKFYKGLVVRTGLFSPLSLLQKLSVRWRLRIAVLAVGLIPALCAFSGMNPLWLLALTLLLIVIMDQFLQKQIAQPIRMILKQAQHVVSGRKVNHTHMNRVDEIGLLLRSVNQFGLNLHSLVDDVSTQVNGITNVSHKLAENNVDLNTRTEETSANLQQTAAAIEEITVAVQQSAETAAQATTMAQAASSTALKGGNIMKETIGMMDSISSASDKIVDIIGVIDSIAFQTNILALNAAVEAARAGVQGRGFAVVAAEVRNLAQHSASAAKEIKTLIDTNVESVKKGSTMVENAGKHISDIVDEVLQVSTMIKEISNATHEQTSALGLINTSIAQIEQMTQRNTDMVTHSTEAAEGLNIQAKRLNSAINVYGS; encoded by the coding sequence ATGGACACCATATTGATGTCCACAACAAATATTCACAGCCACATTACCTATGCCAACTCTGCCTTCATTAAGGTTAGCGGTTTTTCTGAAGAGCAGCTCATCAACCAGCCTCACAATATTGTGCGTCATCCAGATATGCCCGTTGAAGCCTATGCCGACATGTGGTTTACGTTGAAACAAGGTGATAGCTGGACTGGATTAGTTAAAAATCGTCGTAACAACGGCGACCACTATTGGGTTCGCGCCAACGTTACACCGGTTTACCAGCAAGAGCAGCTTGCGGGCTATATCTCGGTACGTAACACGCCCAATGCCGAAGAAATAAAAGCGGCCGAAATGCTGTATAGCGCCGTGCAGAAAAAACAGGCGGGCAGCCGCAAGTTCTATAAAGGGCTGGTCGTTCGCACCGGACTCTTTTCTCCGCTGTCGCTCTTACAAAAATTGTCAGTCCGTTGGCGCTTGCGTATCGCGGTATTGGCTGTGGGGCTGATCCCTGCACTATGTGCTTTCAGTGGAATGAATCCGCTATGGCTATTGGCACTGACGCTGTTACTCATCGTCATCATGGATCAGTTTCTGCAAAAGCAAATTGCACAGCCAATCAGGATGATACTCAAGCAGGCTCAGCATGTCGTATCCGGTCGTAAAGTAAACCATACCCATATGAATCGGGTAGACGAAATTGGCCTGCTGCTACGCTCCGTCAACCAGTTTGGCTTGAACCTACACTCGCTTGTCGATGACGTCAGTACGCAGGTTAACGGCATCACCAATGTCAGTCACAAACTGGCAGAAAACAATGTCGACCTGAATACGCGCACAGAAGAAACATCAGCAAATCTGCAACAAACCGCCGCCGCCATTGAAGAAATCACCGTTGCCGTACAACAAAGTGCAGAAACGGCGGCACAAGCCACAACAATGGCACAAGCAGCCAGCAGTACCGCCCTTAAAGGTGGCAATATCATGAAGGAAACCATCGGCATGATGGATTCCATCTCCAGCGCCAGCGATAAAATCGTTGATATCATTGGCGTGATAGACAGTATTGCCTTCCAGACGAACATCCTTGCGCTGAACGCAGCGGTTGAAGCCGCCCGTGCTGGCGTGCAGGGACGGGGGTTTGCCGTGGTGGCCGCTGAAGTTCGCAATCTGGCACAGCATTCCGCCTCTGCGGCCAAAGAGATTAAAACGTTGATTGACACCAACGTAGAAAGCGTGAAAAAAGGCAGCACAATGGTAGAGAACGCGGGCAAACATATCAGCGACATCGTTGATGAAGTCTTGCAGGTCTCCACCATGATCAAAGAGATCAGCAACGCAACGCATGAGCAAACTTCTGCACTGGGCCTGATCAATACCTCTATTGCACAGATAGAACAAATGACGCAGCGCAATACCGATATGGTCACGCACTCAACAGAAGCCGCAGAAGGGCTAAACATTCAGGCTAAGCGACTGAACAGCGCGATTAACGTGTACGGTAGTTAA